The Candidatus Brocadiaceae bacterium sequence TCGCACGAGCCACCCGTTCCACTTCAATGCGGAGCGCGAGCCGCCGGAGGTCGAGGCAGGCTACACGCTCTACATGTACGAGGCTCTGCGCGCGCTCAAGGACGCCTGCCGCGCGACGGGCATCGACGCTCGCGGCGTCCAGGGGATCCTGCACGACAACGCGCAGCGGCTGATCGACCGCGTCCTGCGCACGACGCATGCTGACCCGGGCTGAGCAGGGGCACCCAATGGCACGCCCGGAGACGATGAACGGCGGAGTCGTCGGCGCACGGCGAGGCGAGAGCTCCGTCGCCGCCCTCGGGGCACCTCGACGCTGGACACTGCACCGCGCGTGAACTACAGTGCCGGAGCACACAACCTCCAGGGAGAAGGACCGGGAATCATGGAGATATGGAAGTCCTACGACATCACCCACCGCGAACACGTGATATGCAACCCCATGAGCGAGGAGAAGCTGGCGCGTCTTGTGGCGCTTCTGCGCCTGCCGACCGACGCGCGGGTGGTTGACATCGCGTGTGGCAAGGGCGAGTTCCTGATTCGCCTGGCCGAAGTCTACGGCGTTCGCGGCACGGGCGTCGACCTTTCTCCCTTCCACATCGCCGATGCGCAAAGAAGCGTAGAGGCGCGGGCGCCGAGTGCCGGCATCACGTTGATTCGGATGGACGGCGCGGAGTTCAAACCCGACGAGCCGCACAGCCTGGATATGGCGTCATGTATTGGCGCCAGTTGGGTCTTCGGGGGGCACGCGAACACCCTCGAAGCACTGGACTGCATGGTGAGGCCCGGCGGCTGGGTGATCGTGGGAGAGCCATACTGGGCGCAGGAGCCGTCCGAGGACTACCTGAAGGCGGTGGGGTGCGCGCGAGAGGATTTCGGGAGCCACGTCTCCAATGCGGAGGCCGGCGAGCGGCGAGGAATGGAACTCGTCCATACCCTCGTGAGCAACAAGGACGACTGGGACAGGTACGAGGGCCTTCAGTGGTACGCTGCGGACGAGTACGCCCGAACCCATCCGGATGATCCGGACCTGGCGGAAGTGGCCGAGCGTGTGAGCCGGGAGAGGGCGGCGTACCTGCGTTGGGGACGCGATGCGCTTGGCTGGGCGATCTACATGTTCAGGTCGCGTTCTGCGACCTGACACGAGGCGTCTGGAATGAAGCCGGCAGGTTGGCGTCCAGTGGTCTGCGTGCTGGTTGGGCTGCTGTTGCCGAGCATGGCCCTGGCGGCGGACGGGGGAGGGGCCTGGATGCGTTGACGCTCACGCACGGCATCCGGCACCCCCAGCGGCCGCTGCCGCCGCACATGCAGTCAGTCTGGAGGGAGAGAGAATGGCCGGTGAACACAGCCGGCGTATGGCAGACCTCGGCCATCCACCCAGCGATTCGGAAGTCGCGGACTGGATCGGCGAGGCAGCCTATCGACACTGGACACGTATGGCGGAGTGGATCGAACAACTCTATCCAGACGTTTTTTGCCCGGAATGGCTTTCCGGCGGGAAGAAGCACGGCTGGTCC is a genomic window containing:
- a CDS encoding class I SAM-dependent methyltransferase; this encodes MEIWKSYDITHREHVICNPMSEEKLARLVALLRLPTDARVVDIACGKGEFLIRLAEVYGVRGTGVDLSPFHIADAQRSVEARAPSAGITLIRMDGAEFKPDEPHSLDMASCIGASWVFGGHANTLEALDCMVRPGGWVIVGEPYWAQEPSEDYLKAVGCAREDFGSHVSNAEAGERRGMELVHTLVSNKDDWDRYEGLQWYAADEYARTHPDDPDLAEVAERVSRERAAYLRWGRDALGWAIYMFRSRSAT